In the Sandaracinus amylolyticus genome, CGGTCGCCGGCATGCCCGTCGCGACGGTCTTCACCGGTGACGAGCAGATCGTCGCGGTGTGGAGCGATCGACGCTGGGGTCAGACCGAGATCTACTCGATGGTCGTCGACGTGCCCGACTGCGACTGAGCACATCGTGTTTCACGCGCGTGAAACACGATGAAACGTCAGGGCGTCACCTCGACGGTCGTGCGCACCCTGCGCTGCACGATCCGACCGTCGGCGTCCGGGCCGAGCCACGGCGTCCAGATCACGAGGTCGTAGCGTCCCGGTGGGATTGCCTCGCCGTCGTGCATCTCGGGCTCGGTGGTGCCACGCCGGATGCGGACGCGCGCCGACACGTCGACGACTGCATGGAGCGCTCCTCCGGGCTCGAGCACGACCCGGACCCAACGGCACGGGATCGCGCATCCCATCGCGAACGCGGGACCCGAGTACTCGTTCCGGAAGTCCACGAGCTCGCCGTCGCGCTCGATGTCGGTGCCCCCGATCCCCACCGAGGGCGGGAGCACGACCTCGAGGGGCTCGGCCGTCGCGTTGCGGAACGTGACCGGGACGCGCGCTCGCTCACCGCTGCGAACCGAGACCGGCTCCACGCTCGCGACGAGCACGTTCGCGTCGGCAGCGCGATCGACACCGTTCCGAGTGGTCTCGACCCGGCACTCCGCGGCCACGCGATCGAGCTCGAGCGCCGAGCCCCGGCACGGATCCGTGGAGGCCACCTCGGCCCCGCTGGTCTCCTCGACCGCGCTGGTCTCCGCGGCCGCCTGCTCGCGCGTGGGCGCGCACCCGAGCGCGATCATCGCGATCACCATCGCGTGCGTCGTCGTGTTCGACATCGCGCGAATGTAGCGGCTCACCGCGACCGCGCCGCGAGCGCGAAGCATCGGTAAGCCGAGCGCGACTCGCACCGGTGTTACACGCACGTCGTGAGCACGTGGTCCGGGATGGTCGTGCGGCCGACCGAAGAGGTCTGCGCCGCACTGTGGAAGACGAAGATCGAGCTGAGCCCTGCCGACGGCTTCGCGGTCGTCGCGATCCGAGGTGGGCTCGAGGCCGCGAGCGCGCTCGCCGCCGAGGTCGCGCGTGAGAGCCGCTCGGAGGTGCTCGCGCTCTTCATGCAGACCTCGGTCGACGCGTATTCGATCGAAGAGCACGGCCCGAGCGGCCCGCTGCGACGGCTCGTCTACGCGCGCGAGGGCGCAGGCTGGGCGACCATCGAGGGCGAGGCACGCCCGTGGGAGGTCGACCTCCACTTCCACGGCGACCGTGAGGGGTTCCTCACGAATCTCCACGAGCACGAGTGGAGCGACGCCGAGATCGACGCGGCCGCAGCGGCGTGGGATGCGCGCTCGGTCGCCATGCTCCCGCGCCTGCCGCCCCTCACGGCGCGCGCGTTCTCGTCGTTCGTCGCACGCTACGGGAAGACCGCCGCGGTCGCCGATCGCCGTGGCTTCCTCGCCCGCCTCCTGCGCTTCGGCTGACGCCTACTCGCCCCAGGCGCGCAGGACGAGCGACGTGTTCACTCCGCCGAACGCGAAGTTGTTCGTCATGATCGTCCTCGGACGCTTCTGCACCACTTCGCGCAGATAGCCGAGCTTCGCGCAGCGGGGATCGATCTCGTCGAGGTTACGATTCGGCGCGAGGAATCCGTCGCGCATCATCTGCAGGCAGAACACCGCTTCCATCGCGCCGCACGCGCCGAGCGTGTGGCCCGTGTAGCTCTTCATCGTCGAGATCGGCACATCGCGCTTGAACACCGAGTACGTCGCGTTGGTCTCCGCGATGTCGCCGATCTCCGTGCCCGTCCCGTGCGCGTTCACGTAGTCGATGTCGTTCGGGTGCGCCTTCGAGTCGCTCAGCGCGAGCTCCATCGCGCCGCGCATCCCGTCCTCGCTCGGCGCGGTGATGTGCAGTCCGTCGCAGTTCGTGCCGTAGCCGATGATCTCCGCGAGGATCTTCGCGCCGCGCTTCTTCGCGTGCTCGAGATCCTCGAGCACCAGCGTCGCCGCGCCCTCGCCGATCACCAGCCCGTCGCGCTTCACGTCGAAGGGACGCGGCGAGCGCTCCGGCGTCTCGTTGTACCGGATGCTCGTCGCCATCAGCAGATCGAACGTGACCGCCGTCGCGTAGTGCAGCTCTTCCGCGCCGCCCGCGATCATCACGTCCTGCATGCCGTACTTGATCGCCTCGTACGCCGCGCCGACCGACTGCGAGCCGCTCGTGCACGCGCTGATCATCGGCAGCACGCGCCCGCGGATCCCGAAGAACGACGCGAGGTTCGCGGCGCACGTGTGCGTCATGAACTTCAGGTACGAGCTCGAGTCGAGCCCGCGCATCGTGAACTGCGTGAAGAGCGGACCGCAGAACTCCTCGAGCGCCTGCGAGCTGCCCGTCGTCGATCCGTACGCGATGCCGCAGCGCCCGCTGGCGAGCACCTCGGCGCCGACGTTCGCCTGCGCGATCGCCTGCTCGCTCGCGTACGCCGCGTAGAGCGCGACGAGGCCCATCGTGCGGCGCTTCCGCCGCGGGAAATGCGCTTGCAAATCGAGCCCGGTCACGGCGCCGCCGATGCGCGTCTGGAGGTCGGGGATGTGCCCCCACTCCGGCATCTTGCGGATGCCGTGTCGACCTCGCTTGAGCGACTCCGTCGCTTCGGCGTCGCTGTTGCCGATCGGCGAAGCGAGGCCGAGCCCGGTGACGACGACGCGCCGGCCGCTCACTGCTTGGTCTCGCCTTCCGCCGCCCCCGGGTTCGTCGGAGGCTCGGTCGGTCCTTCCGGCACACCCGCCTTCGCCTTCTCGATCTCGGCGAGGACGAAGTCGATCAGCTCGTCGACGGTGCGCACCTTGCGCGCGTCGGCCGGGTCGGGGCGTCGCCCCGTCATCTCGCGCAGCTGCGTGAAGATGTCGATCGCGTCGATGCTGTCGAGATCGAGCTCTTCGTAGAGCGTCGACTCCTTGGTGATCTTCTTCGGATCGAGCTCGAACGAGTCACTGAGGATCTCGACGATCTTCCCGAAGATCTCGTCGCGGCTGAGCGTGGCAGTCTCGGACACGGTGCTCTCTTACAGATGAAGTCTCGGAACCACGAATCCGCGCAGCTCAGCCGAGCTGCACGGGCTCCATGAACTGGTGGAGATCGAGCGGCGCGCCGCCGGTCTCGCCGAGGATCCGTCGCGCCTCGGTCAGGCAGAAATTGAAGATCTCCTCGGTGCGGGCATTGACGCCGCCCTTCTTGCGCTCGCGTCCGATCTCGTCCTGGAAGTGCAGGAGATCGGTCCCGTCGTTGTATTGGCCGAGGTTCGAGCGGTGATAATTCCCGCTCGCCTCGAGCTCGCGCACCAGGCGCCCGAAGAGCTGCCGGAAATTCTCGAGCGCGTTGAGCACGTACTCCTTGCGGCGGAGCTGCTCACGCACCTTGCGCAGATCGAGGTGATGATCGCGCAAGAAGAAGTCGAGCCAGAGGTTGTAGTAACAGCTGATGTCGAAGTTCCACTTGAGACGCATCGTCTCGAAGCTGCCGAGCACCGGATACTGCTCGCGATACAGCTTCATCGTGGCTTCGTATCGGAAGCGCATGAACTCGTCGTAGAGACGGCTGCGCTCCGCGAGCTCGGCGTCGCTCTCGCCCGCGAAGTCGCGACGGACCATGTCCGTGATCATGTCGCTCTCGAGCGAGATGTAGTCGGAGCCCGGCGAGTAGAACGGATCGCTGAACGCGGCTGCCTCGCCGATCATCGCCCAGCGCTCGGCGCCGTCCCAGAACTGCTTGGTCGCGTACGTGTATCGAGCGTAGTGCTCGACGTCGACCATCTCGGCCTTCTCGATGAGCGACGCGACCGCGCGGTGCTGGCGGAGGAACTTCCAGAAGCCCTCCTCGGTGCGCATCCACGGCTCGAACACCTCGCCGACGACACCGAGCGACGTGACGCCGCGCGCGATCGGGATGAACCAGATCCAGTAGCCGCGATAACAGAAGTGGTTCGTGCTCAGCACGCGCGCGGTGTGGCGTGCCCGCGCCTTCCACGCGTCGGCGCCCGGCCACTGTTTCTCCCCCGCGCCGCCACCCTCGCCGAGGCCGTCCATGTCGGTGATGCCGGTGAAGCGGCCCCACACCGCGCCGCAGCCGTGGGGCTCGCGCACGCGCAGCTCGCGCTGGTTGCTGATCAGCTGGCGGCGACCGCTCGCGTCGATCACCCAGCGCGCCGCGTAGCGTGTGCGCGTCCCGTCGGGCGCCTCGACCGTGAACGCATGCCGGTGGCTGCGCGCCTCGTCGGTGCCGCTCTTCAGGTCGAGATCGCGCACGGTGACGCCGACCTGGACGTCGACGGCGTCCGCGCGATTCATCTCGAGCAGATCGGCCTCGAAGCGCGCGCGATCGATCTGGAAGGTCGGGAACATCGGCAGCTTGTTGCTGCCGACCTCGCTCATCTCGAAGAGGTGCGCGTTCTTCTCGGGGGTGTCGAAGAAGAAGCGGAGGCCGTTCTTCGGGAGCTGCTCGTCGTACATATACGTCGACAGCCCGAGCTTCCGGATGAAGAAATTCGAGGCGATCTCGACGCTCGACTCACCCACCTTGAAGCCGCGCTCGACGTCCTTCTCGAAGAGCGCGATCGAGACGTCGGGCAGGGTCCGGCGCAGCTGACGCGCGACGAGGTTGCCGGCGAGACCGCCGCCGAGGATCGCGACGTCGACCTTCTTCTCGGGGTGCACGACTTCTCCGGGCTCCGATTGGATGGCTCTGGGATCGACTTCGCCGCCGCGACGGACCCTTCGGTGCGCTACGGCGGCGTGGGTGCTCTTCTCCCCCGAGAGGGGGCCTAGGATATCGGCGCCATGTTCCGTACGCCACCCCTTCCGCGGACGCTGGAACGCCGGACATTTGCACGCGCAAGGACCTGCCGCAGCCGTCTGTTTCGCTAGGGGATCTCGCACTCTCCCGCGGGTGCGTGGGCGGGGGCCCACGGGTAGACTCGGCGCGCCTCTATGAAGCGCTACGACGTCGTGATCTGTGGTGGTGGGCTCGCGGGCCTGACGTTGGCCCGGCACCTGCGGCGCGAGATGCCCGCGGTGAGCGTCGCGGTGGTCGAGCCGACGAAGCGCCCGCTGCCCGACGCCTGCCACAAGGTCGGCGAGTCGAGCGTCGAGATCGGGGCGCACTTCTTCGAGCACGTGCTCGACCTGAACGCGTACCTGCACGAGCGCCAGCTCGTGAAGAACGGCCTGCGCTACTTCACCGGCGACACCCGCGGGCCGCTCGCGGCGCGTCGCGAGATCGGCCCGAGCGAGCACCCGGTGGTGCCGAGCTTCCAGCTCGATCGCGGGCGCTTCGAGAACGATCTGCGCGAGTTCGTCGAGCAGGACGGCGCCGCGCTCTACGAGGGCTGGCACGTGTACGGCGTCGAGCTCGCGGCGCGGCAGGAGGGCGTGCAGCCCGAGGACGCGCTGCTCGACGGCGGCATGCGACACCAGGTGATGATCTCGGCGGACGGCGGCCGTCGCGAGGTGCTCGAGGCGCGCTGGGTGATCGACGCGAGCGGTCGCCGCCGCATCATCCAGAAGAAGCTCGGCCTGACGCGCGACAGCGATCACCCGCACAGCGCGGCGTGGTTCCGCGTGACCGGCAAGCTCGACGTCGCGTCGCTGGTGCCGGAGAGCGAGCGCGCGTGGCATGCGCGCGACGTCGATCACAACCGATGGCTCTCGACCTGCCACCTGTGCGGCGTCGGCTATTGGGTGTGGCTCATCCCGCTCTCGACCGGATACCACTCGCTCGGCATCGTCGCGGGCGAGGAGCACCATCCCTTCGAGACCTACGCGCGGCCCGAGCGCGCGATGAAGTGGCTCGAGGAGCACGAGCCGGTGCTCTTCGAGAAGATCAAGGATCTGCCGCTCGACGACTTCAAGGTGCTGCGCCGATATGCGTACACGAGCGAGCAGGTCTTCAGTCAGGACCGCTGGGCGTGTGTCGGCGAAGCGGGTGTGTTCGTCGATCCGCTCTATTCGCCGGGCAGCGATCTGATCGCGATCGCGAATGTGCTCGCGACCGAATTGGTGCGCTCGGAGATGCGCGGTGACGCGGACTTCGCGCAGCGGGTGACCGACTCGAACGACTTCATGCTCGGGTTCACCGAGGTGACGACGACGACGTTCCGGCGGCACAGCCACATCAACGGATCGCCGGGCGTGCTCCCCGCGAAGCTGTACTGGGACAACTTCCACTACTGGTCGTTCATCTGTCAGTACTTCTTCAACCGCGTCTATCGCGTCTCGCCGGCCGATCATCGCAAGTTCCGCGAGCTGCACCGGCAGTTCGCCGCGCTGAACGTGAAGGCGCAGTCGATGCTCAAGGCGTGGGCGCACCTCGCGCCCGGGCGCGCGAAGGGTGATTTCCTCCCGCTGCCGCAGTTCCCTTCGCTCCTCGCGGATCTGCACCTCGATCTCCAGAACCGCCGCACGCCCGACGAGACCTACGAGGTGATGAAGAAGAACCTCGAGGGCGCGAAGGAGGTCGTCGCGGAGCTGACGTTGCGCGCGCTCAAGGCGGTCGGCCCGGAGCAGGTGCGCGAGCTCGTCGCGAGGACGGGATTCGTCGACTGGGATCTCGTGTTCGACGACGCGCGCCTCGACTACGACGCTTCGAGTGAGCGTGCCAGTCTGCGGAAGTCGCTCCCGCGCATCGCGCGCGACATGTTGCGCTGTCTGCCCGAGGTCGAGAACGACGGCTCGGGGCCGACGATGCGCGAGCTGCTCGCGATGGCACGCGGCGTCGACGCACCGCGCGTCGCGGTCTAGCTCGGCTCGGGGAGCGCGGCGCGCAGCGTCTCGATCCACGCTCGCACGTCGGCGCGCCCCGACGACGGATTCTCCGGCTCGAGCCGCCGCAGCAGCCAGACCACGGCTTCGTCGGCGTCGGCGAGCACCTTGAGCGGCTGGCGGCGCGGTCGCGTCATCGAGTGGATCTCGGCCGCCGCGTCGACGAGCACGTCGGTGCGCTCCTCGAGCACCACGGCGATCGCGGCGAGCGGCACGAGCCGATCGAGCACGCCCGCGACCCACGGCAGGCTCGCCGCGTCGGGCGGCGGCGATCCGGGCTCGACGATCACGACGAACCCGACGCCGGGCCCCGCGCGCTCCATCGCTCGCGCGGTCACCTCGAACGAGCGCTGGAGTCGCTCGTACGTCGGCTCACCGCGCCAGATCGCCGCCACGATGCGCTCGCGAGAGCCCACCACGAACGCCGCCTCGGAATGCTCGACCCACCCCACCCGGGAACGTTGGCGAGCGGACGTGCTCGCGTCAACGGTGCGCGTGCATCGGGAGGCTCTTTGTCGCGCGGAGGTCGCGGCGCTGCGGCGCGAGAGCACGTCCGAGATCGTCACGATCTCCCGCCCGGCGCGATCAATCCACCGACGGTCGAGGCGCAGCGCGTCGCTCGTGTACGTCGCTGCGGCGCACGGTGCGACCCGCGTCGCCACCGCGCGACGGAGCGCCTCGACGATCTCTGCGCGCACGACTTGGAACGCGGAGTGCGGAGCACGTCACGCGGCGCCGCGTGGACGTGCGCAGGAGGACACGATGCTCGACGAAGGCAACAGGTGGCGCGTCGCTCTCGGGTGCGCGGCGTGGAGCGTCTCGCTCGCGATCACGTCGAGCGCATCGGCGCAGGTCGACGTCGCGGAGCCGCTCGAGCAGCCCGTCGTCGTGACGGAGCAGCCGCCGCCGACCTACACGCCGCTCACGCCGCGCGAGCTCGAGGGGTACGACATTCCGCCGCGCGATTTCCTACGCCCGCGCGCCGGCTTCTCGCTGATGGGCGGCTACACGCTGGGCGAGCCCGAGGGCTGGCTGATGGGCGGCAGCGCGCGCATCGGAATGCAGATCGGTGATTGGTTCGCGGTCTACTACCAACCGACGGCGCTCTACGCGAACCTGCAGACGCCGAACGATCGGCAGGACGGCGCGTTCACGTTCTGGAGCTCGTTCATGATCGAGACGACGCTCGCGAGCTGGGTGTCGATCGCGGCCGGCCCTTCGGTCGATCTGTGGACCGGGTGCGACGAGGGCGCGCTGCCGGACACACAGGCCCGCGAGGGCCAGGGGTGCGACTCCGACGAGCCGTTCTTCGGTGTGCACGGGCGCGTCGCGCTGAACATCCCGACGTACGCGGTCGGCGATCGCAATGCGATCCAGGTCTCGGTCGAGGTGCATCCGACGTGGCTCGGCGATGGCTTCGAGACCATCGCGATCCTCGGCGGGCTCGGCTACGACACGATGTGATTCAGGTCGTCGGCAGCGACACGCGGAGCTCCTGCACGAACGCGGTCACCGCATCGGCGAGCTCGGGTCCTCCCTCGAGGCGCCGCGCGAGCCACGACGCGCCCTCGGCGAGATCGGTGCACACCTTCAACGGCTGAGCACGACGGCGGCGCAGCACGAAGATCGTGGTCGCCGCGTCGACGAGGAGGCGCGCGAGCGGACCACGATCCTCGGCGACTCCGACGGTCGCGCAGAGTCGGTCGAGCGCGTCGAAGCGCCGCGCCACGTCGGGCAGATAGGCGACGTTCGGCGGGGGCGAGCCCGGCTCCCACACCGCGAACATCGCGTATTGCGGGATGTCGCGCGTCACGCGCTCGAACGCGAGCGTGCAGCGATCGATGCGCTCGGCGGTCGGCTCGCCTCGCCAGAGGAGCACTCCGACCGGGCCGACGACGCCGCATCCGAACGCGGCCTCGACGTGCTCGATGCGCGAGGGGAACACGTGCAAGATGGTGCCCGAGAACGCGGCATTGGAGGAGAAAAGAGCGATGCGACGACACGTCGTGCTCGGGCTCGTGTCGGTGCTGGCGGTGACGGCGATCGCGGAGCGCGCGAGCGCGCAGGTCGTGTGGCGCGGTGATTTCGAGACCGGCGACACGTCGCAATTCAGCTTCCGACTCAACGAGATGGTGGAGGGGCGTCGCTACATCACGGTGCAGAGCGAGACCGTGGTGGAGGGAACGCGCGCAGCGCGCATCGAGCTGCACGACGACGCGGTGTGGCCCAATGGGCTCAAGCGCGTGGAGCTGAGCCACGAGCCCCAAGCGGCGCGCACTGCAGAAGGCGCAGAGACGTATTTCGCGTGGAGCTTCTATTTCCCCGAGACGCTCTCGAGCGATCCCGCGCAGACGATCGGATATTGGGAGTCCGGCAGCAGCTTCAGACAGATGATGGCGTTCGATCTCGCGGGGACGACACTGACGTTCACCACGCGACAGCCGTCGAACGTCGAGCAGTGGCGCGGTGAGGGCGCGATCACGCCGGGCGAGTGGCACCGCATCGCGATGCACGTGCGCTGGTCGAAGGACGCGGCGATCGGGCGCGTGAGCGTGTGGCTCGACGGCGAGCCGGTGGTGACCGACGCGCCCGCGCGGACTCTGAACGACGACAATCCGCACTTCGTGCAGATCGGACTGCTGCGCGGCGCGATCTCGTTCTCCGACGTGCCGGTGATCGTGATCGACGACGTCGTGGAGGGGAATTCGCTCGACGACGTGCGGCCGGGTGATCTGCCGGGCGAGATGCCCGATGCCGGCGTGATGCCGAGCGATGCGGGCACGGAAGTCGACGCGGGGCGTACGGACGCGAGCGAGCCCGATGCGTCGACGTCGGATGCCGACGCGGGGCGGATGTCGCGCGAGGACGAGATCGTCGGTGGCAGCTGCGCCGTGGGACGAAACGCGCGCGGTGACGCGCTCGGGCTCGCCGCCGTCGCGGCGTGGCTGCTGATGTTCGCGCGACGACGCGCGCGGTGATCACGCGATGCGGATCCACGTCGCGACGCCGACGGCGAGCACGTCGCCGTTCGTCGTCGCGAGCGCGGTGCCGCAGCGCGCTTTGCGCCCTTCGGTGCCGAGCGCCCAACCGACGATGACGTGCGGTCCGGGCCCGACCGGCGCGCGCACGTCGACCGCGAGCTCGCCGAGCAACATCGGCTGCACCGTGCCGCCGACGATCGCGAAGTAGCCGGGGCAGTCGAGCGCGGCCCACACGATCTCGGAGCGCAGCGCCGATCCCGCGAAGAGATCCGCGCTCGGCTCGAAGGGCGCGGCGACGATCCCGTCGGCGATCGCGCCCGCGAAGATGCGCAGTCCGTCGCCCACCGCGCGCGAAGGGCCGCAGACGAAGCAGGTCGGGAACACGTGATCGCGCGGATCACGCGCGACGTATCGAGCGCTCGCCTCGCGCGCGCGATCGAGCGTCGGGATCGCGGGCACCTCGACGTCGACGCTCGCGGGCACGCCGGTCGCGACGAGCGACTCCCCGTCGAGGAGACGCACGCCGTGGGTCGCCGCGTCGTCCTCCACGTGCATCGCGCGATCGAGCGGCGGCGGCTTGTGCAGGCGCACCCGTGAGGCACCGGCGATCGCGCGCGCGACGCAGCCACACGAGTACCCGCCGTTGCCGGAGTCGGGCGGACCATTGAAGCGCGGAGCGATGACCACGTCGGCGTGCATGACGAGAGCATGAGCGCGGCGTGAGCCACGCGCTCGGCGGCGTCGCTCGCGATCGCGGGCACTGGTATCGTCGGATCGGTGCGCGCTCCGATCGCGGTTGGTCCTTTCGTGGTCCACACGCCTCTCGGGTGCGGCGGCATGGGCGAGGTCTGGGCGGGCGCCCACGTCGCGCAGGGCGTGCCGATCGCGATGAAGATGTTGCGGGGCGAGCGCGCGCTGGCGCGGCCCTACGTCTGGGCGTTCCGTCGCGAGGCCGAGCGGCTCGCAGCGCTCGATCACCCGGCGATCGTGACGATCTTCGACTACGGGACGCTGCCCGACGAGGTCGCCGCGGCGAGCCGAGGTGCGCTGGTCCCCGGGAGCCCGTACCTCGCGATGGAGCTCTGCGACGGCGGGGCGCTCGCCACGCGCGGTCGGCTCGCGTGGTCCGAGGTCGCGTGGGTGCTCCGGGTGTTGCTCGACGCACTCGCCCACGCGCACGCGCGCGGCGTGCTCCATCGCGACATCAAGCCGGCGAACGTGCTCGTGTCGAGCTCGGTGGATCCGTCGCGGCCCGGCATCGTGCTCAGCGACTTCGGGATCGCGTGCGCGCTCGACGCGGACGACGAGCCGGTGCGCTTCGATTTCGCGGGGACCCACGGATACATGGCGCCGGAGCAGGTGCGCGGTGACGTTCGTGAGTTCGGTCCGTGGACCGATCTCTTCGCGCTCGGCTGCTCGGCGTGGGCGCTGCTCGCGGGTCACGCGCCGTTCCGCGCCGCGCCCGCCGGCGAGGCTCGGCGCCCCGCGATCGAGCGCGATCTCCCGAGCTTGCCCGACGACGTGTCGGTGCCCCACGAGGCGCGCGCGTTCCTCGAGCAGCTCACACGTCGCGATCCGCGCGAGCGATTCCAGCGAGCGGCCGATGCGGCCTCGGCGCTCGAGTCGATCGCGAGCACCACACCCGCGGCGCTGCCGCGCCGCTTCCTCGATCCCCAGACCGCGCCCACCCTCGATTCGTTGCGCACGCGCGTCGCATCGACGTCGAGCCTGCCGACGCTCGAGATCACGTCGGTGCGCGATGCGGCGCCCGCGCGTGTCGCGGCCGCGGCTCCGGCGCTCGCCACCACGCCCACGTCGTGGCGCACCGCGCGCACGCCACCCGCGCGCATGCAGCTCCTCGGCGCCGGCCTCTCGCTCTACGGCGCGCGCGAAGTGCCGCTCGCCGATCGCGACGAGGAGCGCGATCGCCTCTGGCGCGCGCTCGTCGACGTCCAGACGCAGCGCCACGCTCGCGTGGTCGTGCTCCGGGGCCCCTCGGGCGTCGGGAAAACTCGACTGCTCCGATGGGTCCTGCATCGCGCCCACGAGCTCGGTGCGGGCACGACGTTGCTCGCGACCCACGCGCCCGAGCGCAGCGTGCGCGACGGATTCGCGCCCGCCCTCGCGCGCCATCTGCGGTGCGTCGGGCTCCCGGCCGACGCGCTGCGCGCGCGGATCGCGCGCTTGCTCGACACGTCGCCGGACCCGATGGAGATCGACGCGCTCTTCGCGCTCCTCGCGCCCTTCGCGTGTCCCGAGGGCGCGCCGCAGGGCACGTCACGCGACACCACGCTCCATGCGCTCCGCCGCGCGATCGCCCGTGAAGCGAGCGCGCGAGCGCTGGTGATCGGTCTCGACGATCTCCAGTGGGGCGACGACACGGTCCGCATCCTCCGAGCGCTGCGCGAGGGTGATTCGCTGCCGATGCTCGTCGTCGCCACGGTGCAGGACGAGGCGCCGCTCGTCGCGCCCGACACGCGCGCGGCGCTCGAAGCCCTCGAGCGAGATGCGATCTCGATCGCGCTCGGGCCGCTCGGTGCCGAGGATCATCTCCGGCTGATCGAGCAGCTGCTCCGTCTGGAGCCCGCGCTCGCACGGGAGCTCGCGCGCCGCACTGCGGGGAATCCTCTCTTCGCCGAGCAGCTCGTCGGCGACTGGGTGCGGCGCGGCGTGCTCGAGGTGCGCCCGGCGGGCCTCACGCTGCGCGAGGGCGTCGCG is a window encoding:
- a CDS encoding beta-ketoacyl-ACP synthase: MSGRRVVVTGLGLASPIGNSDAEATESLKRGRHGIRKMPEWGHIPDLQTRIGGAVTGLDLQAHFPRRKRRTMGLVALYAAYASEQAIAQANVGAEVLASGRCGIAYGSTTGSSQALEEFCGPLFTQFTMRGLDSSSYLKFMTHTCAANLASFFGIRGRVLPMISACTSGSQSVGAAYEAIKYGMQDVMIAGGAEELHYATAVTFDLLMATSIRYNETPERSPRPFDVKRDGLVIGEGAATLVLEDLEHAKKRGAKILAEIIGYGTNCDGLHITAPSEDGMRGAMELALSDSKAHPNDIDYVNAHGTGTEIGDIAETNATYSVFKRDVPISTMKSYTGHTLGACGAMEAVFCLQMMRDGFLAPNRNLDEIDPRCAKLGYLREVVQKRPRTIMTNNFAFGGVNTSLVLRAWGE
- a CDS encoding NAD(P)/FAD-dependent oxidoreductase, with translation MHPEKKVDVAILGGGLAGNLVARQLRRTLPDVSIALFEKDVERGFKVGESSVEIASNFFIRKLGLSTYMYDEQLPKNGLRFFFDTPEKNAHLFEMSEVGSNKLPMFPTFQIDRARFEADLLEMNRADAVDVQVGVTVRDLDLKSGTDEARSHRHAFTVEAPDGTRTRYAARWVIDASGRRQLISNQRELRVREPHGCGAVWGRFTGITDMDGLGEGGGAGEKQWPGADAWKARARHTARVLSTNHFCYRGYWIWFIPIARGVTSLGVVGEVFEPWMRTEEGFWKFLRQHRAVASLIEKAEMVDVEHYARYTYATKQFWDGAERWAMIGEAAAFSDPFYSPGSDYISLESDMITDMVRRDFAGESDAELAERSRLYDEFMRFRYEATMKLYREQYPVLGSFETMRLKWNFDISCYYNLWLDFFLRDHHLDLRKVREQLRRKEYVLNALENFRQLFGRLVRELEASGNYHRSNLGQYNDGTDLLHFQDEIGRERKKGGVNARTEEIFNFCLTEARRILGETGGAPLDLHQFMEPVQLG
- a CDS encoding acyl carrier protein gives rise to the protein MSETATLSRDEIFGKIVEILSDSFELDPKKITKESTLYEELDLDSIDAIDIFTQLREMTGRRPDPADARKVRTVDELIDFVLAEIEKAKAGVPEGPTEPPTNPGAAEGETKQ
- a CDS encoding serine/threonine-protein kinase PknK — its product is MVHTPLGCGGMGEVWAGAHVAQGVPIAMKMLRGERALARPYVWAFRREAERLAALDHPAIVTIFDYGTLPDEVAAASRGALVPGSPYLAMELCDGGALATRGRLAWSEVAWVLRVLLDALAHAHARGVLHRDIKPANVLVSSSVDPSRPGIVLSDFGIACALDADDEPVRFDFAGTHGYMAPEQVRGDVREFGPWTDLFALGCSAWALLAGHAPFRAAPAGEARRPAIERDLPSLPDDVSVPHEARAFLEQLTRRDPRERFQRAADAASALESIASTTPAALPRRFLDPQTAPTLDSLRTRVASTSSLPTLEITSVRDAAPARVAAAAPALATTPTSWRTARTPPARMQLLGAGLSLYGAREVPLADRDEERDRLWRALVDVQTQRHARVVVLRGPSGVGKTRLLRWVLHRAHELGAGTTLLATHAPERSVRDGFAPALARHLRCVGLPADALRARIARLLDTSPDPMEIDALFALLAPFACPEGAPQGTSRDTTLHALRRAIAREASARALVIGLDDLQWGDDTVRILRALREGDSLPMLVVATVQDEAPLVAPDTRAALEALERDAISIALGPLGAEDHLRLIEQLLRLEPALARELARRTAGNPLFAEQLVGDWVRRGVLEVRPAGLTLREGVAIELPDDLHAVWIARVERLLHDRSDHDREALELAALLGHRVDEDEWARACAFAGLGSPRELGAALTRARLLERDHEGGLSFVHGMLRESVLRASRDAGRRDRQARTIEVLLRGRIALGTRDAGERLGRLLAEHGRGLEAAPLLVSSADARREACEHGTALALLDEAEMALDAAGVGPEDVARAAAWVGRASALRMLGDYPAAIAAAERVLAHQRDPAWTEHVPWARLRRAEVVARQGRMHVADPDLAAAEAELARRGELGGVAQIASLRAWAGLFAGDLDGSLAVFARLRALLSGPEAPPPGPLHVDWSIGFAHVAREEPELAEAAFARADEGARRLRNRLGLAHACCGRASIALMRDDPTKAVELAREALALYPESFGAQESHFALFNLGVAWRRLGRLDDARAVLVDGISSLVRGHRPGFASRLQIALAVVEAQRGSWDDARTQLDAASAFAREYGVRETVLARELEHLVPVATSASRDDLARDARDLARRLRAR
- a CDS encoding polysaccharide lyase translates to MREGNTCKMVPENAALEEKRAMRRHVVLGLVSVLAVTAIAERASAQVVWRGDFETGDTSQFSFRLNEMVEGRRYITVQSETVVEGTRAARIELHDDAVWPNGLKRVELSHEPQAARTAEGAETYFAWSFYFPETLSSDPAQTIGYWESGSSFRQMMAFDLAGTTLTFTTRQPSNVEQWRGEGAITPGEWHRIAMHVRWSKDAAIGRVSVWLDGEPVVTDAPARTLNDDNPHFVQIGLLRGAISFSDVPVIVIDDVVEGNSLDDVRPGDLPGEMPDAGVMPSDAGTEVDAGRTDASEPDASTSDADAGRMSREDEIVGGSCAVGRNARGDALGLAAVAAWLLMFARRRAR
- a CDS encoding NAD(P)/FAD-dependent oxidoreductase, which codes for MKRYDVVICGGGLAGLTLARHLRREMPAVSVAVVEPTKRPLPDACHKVGESSVEIGAHFFEHVLDLNAYLHERQLVKNGLRYFTGDTRGPLAARREIGPSEHPVVPSFQLDRGRFENDLREFVEQDGAALYEGWHVYGVELAARQEGVQPEDALLDGGMRHQVMISADGGRREVLEARWVIDASGRRRIIQKKLGLTRDSDHPHSAAWFRVTGKLDVASLVPESERAWHARDVDHNRWLSTCHLCGVGYWVWLIPLSTGYHSLGIVAGEEHHPFETYARPERAMKWLEEHEPVLFEKIKDLPLDDFKVLRRYAYTSEQVFSQDRWACVGEAGVFVDPLYSPGSDLIAIANVLATELVRSEMRGDADFAQRVTDSNDFMLGFTEVTTTTFRRHSHINGSPGVLPAKLYWDNFHYWSFICQYFFNRVYRVSPADHRKFRELHRQFAALNVKAQSMLKAWAHLAPGRAKGDFLPLPQFPSLLADLHLDLQNRRTPDETYEVMKKNLEGAKEVVAELTLRALKAVGPEQVRELVARTGFVDWDLVFDDARLDYDASSERASLRKSLPRIARDMLRCLPEVENDGSGPTMRELLAMARGVDAPRVAV